Sequence from the Argopecten irradians isolate NY chromosome 12, Ai_NY, whole genome shotgun sequence genome:
GGTAAtgtggtcctttgatgtacatcaagaGAATCAAATTACAGCTAGTATACAGTggtgtggttgactgtgttactCTCTgcaataatcaaaataaatatttgcagGACTGtgttttttcttctgaactgtctccagttttactgagatagtccaagggtggATACTACGTCCGTGATAATAACCTCTGGAATATTGAGAATGTATAGAATATGACAGCATTTTTATGAAACAAAGGGTACAAGGAGTGAGCCGCTGTGGTTTGTACATAACCTTAGTCAATAAGTTAGTGTTAAAAAGTGTTCTATCAACTCACTGTCACTCAAGTGAGGTAATCCGGTCCGGTAGCACGCTAAGTTACGTTAAATCTGGCTTTATATCTAGATTTGACTAAATAGCAAAATCTGACATCACGTATGGCAGGAATTGTTTCTTTACTTTACAGTAAGTAGAGCTACTAGTCTTGGGCCGTCACCCTAAATGCCCAATTTCGATTCATGATCGGTTCACTTTACAGGAATTGTTACTTTATCCCAATAACAGAAAAGATCGTTGGATAAGTCGGCCTCCCCATGGCCAGGTTATGGGCATTTGTAACTTTGTGCATGTTACCTCAAATGGCACTATATATTCGGGAAAGATCAATTTCAATGTAATTTAATTGTAAAAAGGAATGAACAGAGGTAAAATAAAGTGTTAACAGGATGTTTTGTGCATAACCCGACttaaacattacatatttacCATCCGACTCGAGTTGTTGCAGTAACTTGTCGTCCATCTTGAATATTTCTACTTCCGGTTTGCAACGTAGCGTACGAAACTATGAaggtttgatttttttgttacaCTGCTATAATCTTACTGTGCTTAAAATCAGAGCACTGTAATAAATGTTTTCATCagattttttatcaatactttGGCATCAATTATGAAATGTAATAAGCAAAATATTGAATACGAAATCGCTATGCTAATACATCGTTTCATGTTGTTTACTTCCGGTTTCCAACACACGTGTATCACTTTCGCTTTTGAGATAAATTTGGATTTCAAAAGTCAAATTACTGACAAATGCTTTAATGTGAGgatttttaatatacatgtcATAGTTTTTACAGAGCCAATGAATCTACTTATGTCGATCTTTTTGTGAAGAATGATCAGCTGATACCATTTTCAGAATGGCATCTGAAGAAGAGTGTCGTACTTGGAAGAAGCCTTTAGATCTATTTGAAAGTCAAACAAAACCTGTGAAAATATGTGCTCCAATGGTCCGATATTCAAAGTAAGTATACAATAggaaacaacaaaaaaacacaaaaaacactTGCATTCAGGCTATATTGTCAATGAGCAGGTTTATGTAGAACCTGGCACACTACGTATACTCTCGTCCTGTTTGATCACCAAATATTTACAGGGGAGAAAATTAGCAGCCAAACTGAATTAAACCCGGAATTCCCAACAATACATGTAGCTGGATGCTCTGCCAATCGTTTTTGATCGATTGACCgagtccaatcctgctacactcCTAGAAAAATAATCATATCGTGTCTTCTCTCCATTAATGACCATCTGTCTTCCATCCTTTGTCGTATCTACACTCCAGTCCTCCTTCTTTCTCAAAGTTATGGGCCTTAAAGACTCATAAGACCCCTATAACTTgtgtatttactatttagttTGGtaccaattctgtaacaggagagaaacATTATAGTAACAGACTGAGGTTCAAACCAGGAACCTCCAAACACTATCCAGGTGCCTATTGATTGAACTTCATGTGTTCAGGTTAATCTAGGTatgaatacattaaaaaaaaataaaaaaaattactttttttttaattggattTAGAACTGGCtttccaaaattttgtcaagtGTCAACAGGTTTACTTAATGCATATAGTACCGGTAGTTAAAATTCTATCACAATTGTTATAAaaaatgctttttttttttttttgcagattAGCGTTCCGTATGCTTGTAAGAAAATATGGCTGTGATATAGCTTTTACGCCAATGATAATATCAGAGTCCTTTATAAAGTCTGTAAAGGCAAGAGACAGTGAATTTACCACATGTAAAGGTAAGAAAGataaaactgtcaaaatttCACTAATTACCCACAGGGACCAGACAtgcatattatataatataccattgctgaaaatttgtgccaggtccctgtacatgtacttctGCAAATGTCAAAGATCAAACATCCAAAAAGCAGATCTGTGGGCTCTTTGATGTAGAACTGATAACACTATACTGAAAACTGACAAACCAGTTATCCCGGCTCATGTTCTTTattctgagcgctaagcaggagcagaaactacatgTACCACTTTTTATattctcgcacctcggacagggaaatctcacatgatagccggtgctagatttttctatctcgtccgatctgtctggtacctttacgcgaattttggcggaattttacgccattcatgtaacagtccgcgcatgtgacgtcaaacTCTCGAACCGGTGACGTCACTAGCgtcagataatcaatattattagaaatatgtgcattcagtgatttaccatgcattgtttagttgttgtttttaattattaaacagtatgtaccgattgatcatcgtttgtctttgatataaccgaactatagttttatgcggaatgactgaaatcgaagcgcagatgtaatggttaatcggctttgaaccaggaggcccatGACGGGATAGTTTTACACTCCGAACGCTTATAtagatgggttttgttatatcttagaggcgcgagaaaaaaaatctattacctttaagtgatcgagatcgggttatctcagtctcgggctaagattttgtaacatcccaacctcggctaacgcctcggttgggattatgttacaaaatcttagccctcgactgagataacccgatctcgttcacttacaggtaacagattttattagaCCATAGTTTGTCATAGCAAAGGGAACAGAGACTAATTTCCAAAAGTAACATcaccttttatgatcatgcgatggggacagcaggtacaaatcTATATTCTACATATCTATAAACTGTATTCTAATGCTTTACTTGCAAGGTAGATACTGaagtaaaaaaacaaattaaattcaaagcaGGTGTATGAAAGTCATAGTACATACTGTACTCTTTTGTCTTACAGAGGATCGCCCTTTGGTTGTACAGTTTGCCGCCAGTAATGCGAAGGATCTAGCAGACGCTGCAGAAATCATAGCACCGTAAGTacacttttaacaaaatttagcCAACAAAGTTTAAATACAGTTGCTGTAGCAACTTGTCATATGATAATGTCTTTTTACATAATTAGCTTAAATCAGGACTTATTGCATATAAACACCCCTCACAGTAAAAATGAATTATCAACTGATTACAAGACATTAAACTTTTAATTGAATAACTAACTATTTACCATGGATAGTGTGCAAaagtttttgtaaatgtttcataaatTGCAGTTGAAACAGAAGAACAATatacttttttgaaggtttccaattattttatgtgtatacatgcattttttatgctatttttgtccaaaacaaacataacaaccATTCtaaatatctaccgtaccggtTACAAGacatcaaattcacaatttgtagatTTGACATataatttttctttgaaaaagaCCTTCATATTTATAAGTGAAAAAAATCAGGTCTCCCTGtgaatttgatgttttatatgGTTATTTAACAAGTACAATAAAATGCATAAAGTCATTTTTTAGTAAAGGTTTGCATAATCATGTcattgctccattagcagtaacggcaccaattgtagctctaaagatgacaccattatctgtcaaaagtctttgagctacaatattgccgCTACCCTAATACAGGGTTTGTTTTGTCTGCCcgtattgtaaaatattttaaattaattttgaaaggATTGTTTTGGTTAACTGGTTTTGTTATTAagattgaaatttattttcgtCAAAagattaaataattttcaaaaagtttttaaattacGAAATTGTTGGTTTTCTTGTAACATTACAGATATGCAGATGGTGTAGACTTGAATTGTGGATGTCCTCAAAGGtaagagttaactcccttggaACACAAAATTTTAGACACAAAATGCAGATATTCCGAAATAACAAGTAAAAATTACAGTTTCTTACAAGTCTTGATTGACTTGAACATTTCTTGATTGGCATGGTGGCTGAGGTCAGAAATTTTTTCAGTTATTCTAAAAATTTTATATCTAGATAAAGATAAACTATCGCTCAACAATTCAGCATtggatatataatacataatatttatgtGATTGATTCAAACAGGTGGGCCATGCAGGAGGGTTATGGAGCGTGTTTGATAAAGAAACCAGAATTGATCAAAGATATGGTTTCCCAGACCAGGAGCCGGATTAATAACAGCGACTTTTCTGTCTCCGTCAAGATCCGGTTAAGAGAGAACGATAAGTAAGTTTTCTTCTCTCTAAGTTTATAATAAATGTGATAGATTGtagatataggtacatgtatttcaaatgtTTACATGACATGACTAATGTTGCTAATGGTTTTCTACATCTAATCTTAACAAAAAAGCAGATACCCCAAAATgagtatataatgtaaataaccTTAAACTAACTATCTTTTTATGAAATCTATGGTCAGAGCTTTGCAGTGCTAGTGAAGTATCTTCGGTGGTCTTTagagacaggtttgactgtacttttATCCACACTGATCAGTTTGAAATCCTTCTGATTTCTCTGCAATCTacttaaaattagacttgtcaTTCCGCTAAACTATGATGCTCTAAaatacgctccaatacaagatctaactcCCCGTTCAGGGTCACCTTAGCATGATCCCTATGGTTAGACAAACGGCGTGTCGCCTAAAAAAATCTTTGGTGTAGTTGATTCTCTCGGAAGTATAAATGGCTAATGGTACATCTGGAGATGTTGCAATTTTaggccaggggtcatgctgagatGACCCCGCTCGGGGAGTTGTTAggtct
This genomic interval carries:
- the LOC138335842 gene encoding tRNA-dihydrouridine(20a/20b) synthase [NAD(P)+]-like translates to MASEEECRTWKKPLDLFESQTKPVKICAPMVRYSKLAFRMLVRKYGCDIAFTPMIISESFIKSVKARDSEFTTCKEDRPLVVQFAASNAKDLADAAEIIAPYADGVDLNCGCPQRWAMQEGYGACLIKKPELIKDMVSQTRSRINNSDFSVSVKIRLRENDKETIELCQRAEKAGASWVTVHGRTPSQRSQPVNLDAIRLIKENVGIPVVANGDIKSLEDCHMVREHTGVDGMMSARGILENPAMFAGYETTPLSCIKDWIELAVSVGTPFQCFHNHLIYMMEKDLPRSERRIFNALCSTSAVLDYLNHNYDISV